AATGCGTTTTTTACTGAAATGGCCATAATTTAACCGGACCCGTTAAATTATGGCCATTCGCTTATTTTTTCATTTTCAGTTGGATCGTAACGCTTTTATATAATTGTATATAAATAAATTTTTCATCAGCAAAATACTCCAACATGTTTTGTTTACTTAATTGCTGCTCCAAGCCCGGTATTATCGCAATTGGCACCTTCAATTGTGCTGGTTGTTTGAATTCCACATTTTTTCGGTTACTCGTTATTTGTATATGTAAACCTCTATTAATATATATATCTACCGTTAATTGTTTGCAACGATCTTCTACAATCAATTCGATTCCAACCGCGCTTTTAAACAACATTGGCTGACAATCCGCTTCTTGTTCAACTGAAGCTACCCAGCTGTCCCCAAATGTATTTAACGGAACTTCTAGGCGATTTTCATCTGTTTCAGCTATTAGAGAATTTTCACTTTCTGTATCCGCTGAAATCAACTTCTGAATACTATCTGTCGTTTTATCTGCATACAAGACTTCCAATGATGTTTCAGTTTCATAGATTCGTATAACTGCTACCGCGCTTAACTGCGTTAATTTCTCAGCAACTAGTTCAAATTGATACAAATAACTATTATGAGAATTATTCCTGAAATATAAAAATCCATCTATATAGAAACAAAATTGAATGTTAACAGCAAGTTTCTGTTTTGCATGAAAAGGATAATCTGCAAATTTTATTTCATACAAATAACTATTTCCAGGATGTGCATAATATAAGCTATTATTGACAAGACAGCCATCATATAAACGATGAAATGCTTCAAATTTAGTACTCGTACAGATTGGATAATGATTTTCATTCCATTCATGATCAAGACGCATTTTCTCATCCGCAACTAAAAAATAGCGATAGCGAACTTCTTTACCAGAAATTGAGCCGATATCATCCCAAGTCACGTCCACATGGTACCAATGATCATCCATCTGCACCATATTCCATGCATGCCCCTCTGTTCCCTCACCCGCTGCTTTTCCAATCACATAATAACAAGGAATCCGAAGTACTTCCATAATCTTTTCAAAAAGAAGCGCGTACGCCATACAAACACCGTGTTTTTCATTCATAAATGTATACACAGCAAATGGCGAACCTTCAGTATGACGTTCATAGCTATAGGTTCTTGCGATATAGTCATGGACAATTAAGACCTTTTGCAACGCCGACATGTCTGGATGTATTCGATTCTTTAAAATGGTTTGAATTTCATCAACTATCCATTTTTCTTCCTGCCGCGCCATACGGTAACGCATCGTAAACTCCACTTTAATCCGGTTTTTCGTTAATTGGCGATATTTGTAGCTGCGCTTTTCACAATGCTGGGTATAAAATGGCTGTTCTAGATGGCACTGATCAAAAGCTTCCTTAATTAAAGAATCGATCGGTATTGGCAGCTGGCCGATAATATGCAGCGTAAACTGCCTGTCCATACGCTCCATATGGGCAATAAGCGCAGGCAGCAACTGTTTTGCTGTAATGGTCGTTGTTTTGATTGAATTCCCTTGCCTTTTATAATGTTCGTAGCTTTCAAAATACGTTTTCACAATGTGTCGATACTCCTCTTATAATGCTTCCGTTTCATCTTCTTCAAATGAATTGAGCTTAACATATATTTCAACCATTTTCCCGTCCATTTCAATGGTTTTCTCCAAATGCATCCCGTTTTTTAATGCAATTCTTTTCGATCCTTCATTTCCTACTTGAATCGCTGAAATATACCGGTGCAACCACATTTCTTCATCTGCATAGTTTGCAAGGGCCTGTGCTGCTTCAAACCCGTAGCCTTGTCCCCAATAAGTACGTTTAATCCAGTACCCGAGCTCAATTTCAAATGTATCGTCAATAACTTGTGCAACAAGCCCCGCGTGACCGATAAAATCTCCCGTTTGACGATGAAACAGTTTATGTAACCCGTAATCCCCAAAGTTTTGATATTGTTCAAGCATCCGTTCAATTAAATGAATCGCATAATGTTTATCCTTTATTTGTCCATTGCCAATAAATTTCATCATGAAAGGGTCCGAAACGAGGTCTACCACAAATGGAAGATCCTTTTCCGTATAACGTTCGAACGTTAACCGCTTCGTAGTCAAATTCAACATCGTATTCCTCCAATTTGATATTTTTCTGATTTGTTTTTTGGAATATCTCGGGTTTTTTCTCACACATGGTCAAAATATTAATATTATCATTCCATGTTTTGTAAATAATCAGATTCACCTAGATGAATAAACTCCCTCAAGTCTTATAAAAATTTTTGCATTGTTAGTATATCAGATTTTTACTATCCATTTTGTGTTATAGTACAATGTACTGAATTACACGAAATCAGCTAAAATTACAGATATTTTAATTGTCGAAATATAATATCGTGCTTTATGTAATTTAATTTCTAGCTAAAATATGTTTTTCATTATTTTCCTTTCCCCAAATAATAATCTTTTGTAAATTTTAAACACATCTTCTTTAATTTTATCTCCTTAAAACTTGATAATTCTACTTCATTACCATTTCAAACATTCCAACTTTTCAGAAAAATTGTTATTGCATTATACTCTATCCCCTCTTACAATGAGTACTATTAACGGATTCAAATAGTAATATGCCGTTTAAAACAGAATAATTTTTCATAAGGGGGAATTCCGTTGAGTCAATTAGGGGACAAAATCTCAGCGAAATGCGATGGCATTAACTATGAAAAAATCGATCGCATGGAAGCATTCAATCAGTTTGTAAAGAAGAAAAACACATTTTTATTCGGAATAACTATAACATTTTTGACATTTTACATCTTACTACCGGTGCTGGCATTCACACCTGTGTTACAACAGAAGGCTGTCGGCAGCATTACTTGGGTATGGGTATACTCGCTTGCCCTATTCATTATGACAATTATCTTATGTACACTCTACGTAAAAATGGCATCTAAATTCGATAAAGCTGCAGCTGCTGTTTTACAAGAATATGAAAAGGCAGGTGCATAACAATGAATCTCGTTTCAGCAGGTTTCTTTCTTGGTATCGTAGGTTTAACACTGATCGTTACATATATCGCTGCCAGAAGAACTTCTTCAGCAAGTGATTTCTACACAGCTGGCGGTGGTTTAAAAGGTTGGCAAAACGGATTTGCCATTGCTGGTGACTACTTATCTGCAGCGGCGTTTTTAGGGGTTTCCGGAGCGATTGCATTAACAGGCTTTGACGGCTTCTTCTTCTCTGTCGGATATGTCGTTGCAAACTTAGTTCTTCTATATATAATAGCGGAACCGATGCGTAATTTAGGACGCTATACATTGGCGGATATGCTGACATCTCGTTTTAATGAAAAACGGATTCGCGGTGTAGCGGCTACAGGTACGATTATTATCGTAATTTTGTATATGATCGCCCAATTAGTTGGTGCCGGTGCATTAATTAAACTTTTATTCGGTATCGAGTATTGGATGGCTGTTTTAATTGTCGGTGTCATGATGACGACGTACGTACTGTTCGGCGGAATGACGGCTACGAGCTGGGTACAGATTATTAAAGCAGGTCTATTATTGTTCGGTACGACATTACTGGCATTTTTAGTATTCTCAAAGTTTGATTTCAATTTAGTGAAAATGTTTGATACGGTTAGCACAAATTACGGGGACGAATATTTAGTTCCTGGTATGAAGTACACATCTACAATCGATTCGGTTTCGATGATGCTTGCATTAGTCCTCGGTACATCGGGTTTACCGCATATTTTAATGCGATTCTTTACAGTAAAAGATGCGAAAACGGCGCGTGCATCGATTTCATGGACAACATGGATTACGGCGATCTTCTTCTCACTGACGATTTTCTTAGGTTTTGGTGCAATGCATTTCGTCGGATTTGATAAAATCATCGCAGAAAATGCTGCTGGTAACACGGCTGCCCCACTATTGGCAGAGTTTTTAGGCGGCAATATTTTACTATCATTCATTTGTGCCGTTGCGTTTGCTACTATATTAGCGGTTGTTTCCGGATTAGTATTAACAGGTGCATCAGCAATTTCGCATGATATTTATGGTGAGATTCTGAAAGACGGGAAATTAACGGAAAAGCAACAAGTATTAGCTGCAAGAATCGGTTCTATTTCCATTGCAATTGTTTCAATCCTTTTGGCATTATTTGCGCAAAGCTTAAATGTTTCCTTCTTAGTATCATTTGCATTTTGTATCGGGGCATCGGCAAACTTACCGGTTATCCTCTATACAATCTATTGGAAGAAATTCAATGCAAACGGCGCGGTTGCTGCAATGGTAACAGGTTTAGTATCTTGTCTAATATTAGGTGCGCTTGGTCCAAACATTTGGAGTCCTACAGGAAATGCAATTTTTGTTGGTGAACCAATCGTGAACTTAGCGGTACCTGCCATCATTACAATTCCTTTAAGCTTCTTTGCAGGGTACCTAGGCTCTATATTAACAGCACACAAAGTGGAACAAGCAGAAGCAGAACGTGTTTATAAAGAGATCCGCGTTAAAGCACATACAGGTATTTCTGTACAAGATGTATCACATTAATTATGATAAGAAAATAAATTAGAACAATAGATTAAAAATAATAAAAACTGTCTCGAAAATATTTGCTATTTTTGAGCAGTTTTTTGCTTTTTTATACCATTTTTTACATGAATATAACTTTTCGAATATACTGATTTTAGTTTTTTGTAAAATAAATTATTTTTTAAATATTACTTTTACTTATAGAAATGAATAATACTTTCTTATAATTAATTTTCAGATTTTTTGTAATTCTTTCATGTTCAGGACCCTCCAAACCCATGTAAATCCTACCTTTCTATTGATTATCCAAAATATAACATTTTAATATTCTCCCGTTAATGTATCATTTTTTCTCTATTAAACTTATTTTTGCAAAAAATTTTTCCCCATAATTTATTTAAAAAGTGTTGCAATTTTGTTACAGCTAAAATAGAATGAAAATGTAAAATCCTAAAAGCAGAATTTTACGTACATTAAGCAGTAATAATTATCACAAAATGGGGGAATGTTTATGGGGAATAATCAAAAGCCAATTATTGATTATGAGAGAATTGCATCACAGCAATCTTTCAGGCAACTGGCGAGGAAAAAGAATTCATTTTTATGGTCGATTACCGCAATCTTTTTAGTACTTTATATGTTATTACCAATCTTAACTTCGTTTACAGATATCTTACATCAAAAAGCGATTGGTGATATTACATGGGTATGGCTTTATTCAGCTGGGTTGTTCGTAATGACATGGGGATTAGCTCACTTCTATGTAGCACGTGCTAATAAATATGACGCAGAAGCGAAAGCGATTATTGCGGAATATGAAGGAGGTAGAAGCAAATGAGTTTTACAGCGATATTCTTCTTCGTAGCAATCGTAGGTTTAACTTTAGTCATTACTTGGTGGGCATCTAAACGTACATCTAGTGCGTCGGATTTCTACACAGCTGGCGGCGGATTAACGGGCTGGCAAAATGGTATGGCCATTGCTGGTGACTACTTATCGGCAGCATCATTCTTAGGTATCGCAGGTTCGATTGCTTTATTCGGATTTGATGGCTTCTTCTTCTCGATCGGTTACCTAGTAGCCTATTTAGTAGTTTTATATATCGTCGCAGAGCCATTACGTAACTTAGGCCGATTCACATTAGCCGACATGATTACAGCTCGTTTCGATAAAGCAAAAGTTCGTGGTACAGCAGCATTATCTACAATTACAATCGTATTGTTCTACATGATCGCTCAGCTTGTAGGTGCAGGTGCCTTAATTCAATTACTGTTAGGTATTGAATACTGGATGGCGGTACTTTTAGTTGGTGTCATGATGACAATTTACGTATTATTCGGTGGTATGACAGCAACATCTTGGGTACAGATCATTAAAGCATGTCTATTAATGTTAGGTACTGTTATTATTTCATTCTTAGTATTAGCAAAATTCGACTTCTCTATCGCGAACATGTTTACACAAATGACAACGGTAACAGAGCATGGTGAAGCTTACTTAAATCCAGGTTTACGTTATACAAATGGTATTGATACAATTTCAATGCTATTGGCGCTAGTACTTGGTACAGCGGGTCTTCCACACATCCTAATGCGTTTCTTCACAGTAAAAGACGCACAAACAGCTCGTTCTTCAGTAATTTGGGCTACTTGGATTGTTGGTTTATTCTATGTATTAACGATTTTCCTAGGTTTCGGTGCAGCAGCATTCGTTGGTAAAGACGAAATCGTAGCAGCAAACCCGGCAGGTAACATGGCTGCCCCACTACTAGCACAAGCGCTAGGCGGCGACATTCTGTTCTCATTCGTTTGTGCGGTAGCATTCGCAACAATCTTAGCGGTAGTAGCAGGTTTAGTACTTTCTGGTGCCTCTGCCCTATCACATGATATTTACGGTCAAATTATTAAAAAAGGTAAAGTTACTGAACAAGAAGCGGTTAAAGCAGCTCGTATCGGTTCAATTATTATCTCAATTGTTTCGATTCTATTAGCTTTAGGTGCTCAAACATTAAACGTAGCCTTCTTAGTATCATTAGCATTCTGTATTGCGGCATCAGCGAACTTACCGGTAATCATCTACACAATCTACTGGAAACGTTTCAACACATCAGGTGCAGTTACAGCAATGTTAACAGGTTTAATCTCTGCATTGATTTTAGTTGCCGTATCTCCAAACGTATGGAATCCGGTTGAAGGTAAAGCAATCTTTGTTGGTGAACCGTTAATTATGTTAACGAACCCTGCATTAATTTCTGTACCTCTTGGCTTCTTAGGCGGATTTATCGGTACATTAATTTCTAAAGAAAGAAATGATCTGAAATACCGTGAAGTTGAAGTAAAAGCTCAGACAGGGATTTCTGTACAAGACATTTCTCACTAAAAATAACCTTCCTTACTTTGACGAGTTGAGGAAAAACGAATCAGCTTCTAACACTGTTAGAGGCTGATTTTTTATAACTCCACTGTTTTGTGAAATCTCCCCTATTCTATCTTGAGGAGTGAAGCGATGATGCTTGGACAGCATATACGCGTATTCATTTGTGTCGTAGTGATGGGCTGTATTGTCGGCTTTGTACTGAACGGGAAAGAAATTGAGACGAACTCCCCTTATATCGATTATGTAAAAGCGCAGCAGTGGCCTTTTAACGAAGAGTTACTCATTGCTGAAGTATTTGATGGCCATTATGAATTGACGTATTGGGAGTACTTTACCGCCCGAAGTGGCCAGCATGTCGTCCAGTTTACAGGAACGAACGATGAACAGCAGGATATTTACCAGTTTGTCGTCGAGGAAGATTATACGGGATTTACGATCGGTGTGGTAAAACAGAATAATATCCTTTTGCCGCCTGAACAAAAATGGACCTTTGTAAAAATGCTTACGAATAAAAAAGCGTCAACATCCGGAGAATTTCTTGCCGGAATTTGACGCTTTTACTATGCTTTTTTCTATTAAAAACAGGAATATTCTCCTTAATATTTCATGGTACAATAGTAAAGCAGCATCCAGCTGACTCCTTTTGCAAAGGAGGTGTACTACTGTGTCTTATCCATCACGCAAAGAAAAGGCTAAGGCTGTTTCGGAAAAAAAGCGTAAGGAAAAACTCGCCATTTTTCGTTATGCGACAGACATTTTTCGTATTGTCGATACCATTTATCGTTTTTTCCGAATGATGCTGTAAAAAATTCGTTTTCACCACTTAGACTAGCCATCTAGGTGGTGTTTTTAATTTTCATCATAAAAGGGTAAATAAAAAAGCGATTGGGGGCCACCCAACCGCTCTGTACTACTGTAGATCCATCACGCATGAATCTTACTAACTTCATTGTATGAAAGTATGCCTCCCATGTCAATGAATTACTTTTATATTATGCTGCCCCATATTCTTTTATGCATTGTGGTTATAGTATGCTCATTGCATTTAATATATCATGTAGCGCCTTTTTTCGTGGATATGTTTCAATTAAATAGGCTTTTAATTCTATAGCCCTGTCCTGATAGCCTAGCTGTTGCAAGCATGTAATAATAGATGCAAGATGACTGTAATGTTCCCGATTAGATGCAACATTTGCAAGCGCTAAAATATGTTGTACATGTAAAATTTCAACTTCTTGCGGGTAATGTGGTTGCAGTGAATGGCCAAATCGTAAAATCCGCTCAATATCTTGTTGACAATACTTTAATAATCGGTCCCATTGATAAGTCTTTTCTAAAAGGATTGGATAGTGATTTGGGAGTGGCTGCTGTTGCTCAAGAATTTCAATTAAATCATTTAATATATCGTGTAGTAATTCCTCTTCACCATCATAAAGATTTTTTAATCGATCAATATCGTCTAATTGACCACCTAATGCCAATTCAAATGCAACTGTGCGTTGAGCTGGCAAATTGCCCATCATTTGATGAATGGAAAACGCCGATATTAAATATTGATTCCGGTAATGCAGAGAGCTTGCATCCTGTTCAATTCCCTCTGCGCATAAAGTAAGGGCATTTGCATATTGTTTCCGGTCTATCGCAAAATGAATCATTTGTACACGTAATGTGCTATGAATATCGACTTTTTTATAAAACGACTCTATTTCACTTTCAGCGCCTACAGTCTTTAATAATTGAAATTCTAAGTCATATGCCAGCTTCTTATCTCCAGTTTTTTTGGTATGATGCTGTAAGGCTTCCAATATATGATACTTCATATTGGAAACAGGACTAAGTGTTATGGCAGCTTCCATTAAAAACAAATACTCTTTTTTCACTTTTACATTTTGGTCAAACTTTACTAAAAGCCATTTAGTCCATTCGATTGCTTGTTCATTGGATTGAACTGTCTGAAGACTATCATAAAAAATACGATACATTTCTTCTAGTGTTTGCTCGTAAAGCCACGAAGGACAATTATCTACTATATCGCTAATTCGCTCAAAACAAACCTCAAACAGTGCAAATGCAGTTAGTGGATCTTCATTTGTCAGTTGTTGTGCTTGTTCCATAACTTCAAAGATGCTTTCAATGGGTTCTTCAAAATCATCCGCTTGCCAAAAGCCTCTTTTAAAAAGTTGATTCACACTTTTTAAAATTTTCTCTTCTGCTTGTAGAATGAGGTGAGTTGCATTTTTTATACCATTTACTTTTTTCGGTATCCAGCGTTCCTGTATAGATGGATATTGCTCCATAATCTCCACTAATACATCAACCAGTTCAGCCTTAGTCTTTTCATTAAAGAAGGCCATAAAATCGACGGCTTCTACATTTGACTGTATCAAGCTTTCACGAATCGCATAATACGCCGCAACTTCATGCTTACAAGTACCATCAAACGGGCATGTACAGTAAGATTCGACAATCTTATCATTTTTCAGCTCGATATAAACAAGGTACTCATCCGTACCTAAAATTTTTGCCCGCCATGCATTATGTGCAATTTGCTTAAATTCTCGAATGAGATTTTTGTTATAGTAATCCTTTCCTCTTGACAAAATTACTTTTGAAACGTTTTTTTCGAATTGATGTATATGCATTGAACTCACCCATTTTTATTGTTTGTTATAAATAATAATAGCATGTTAATGATAGTTCGGTTAGAAAAATAGAGTTTGCATTAAAAACAGCGACCGCATAGATTTTGAGGATGGACTAGTTCTGCTTTTTATTAAAAAAGCGATTGGGCTTAGCCCAATCGCTTTCAAATTTATTCTACTTTCTCCACATAAGCGCGGCAGATTGCCCCATCGCCTTCTGTATCAATCCGTAGTGAACCGTTTGAATAACGGTCCGCTCTCGTTAAGGATGTCACTGAGATTGTTTCCTGTATACCTTTTTCGGTCTCGATTATAAACGTATTTCTAAAGTTAACAACTAAAATTGTATAAATACGGTGCGGGTTCGATTTTAACTCTTTTAAAATAACGACACCGCGTTTTGCCCGGGTGCCAAGTTCAAGTTCCGATAACAACATTCGTTTAACGGCACCGCGCTGTGTGACAATAACGAGTTCTTGTTCCTGCTCCGGATTTAATAATGCAACCGCTGCAAGATACTCGCCCTCTTTAACAATAATCCCTTTAACTCCTGCTGTTTTCACACCTGTTACCGGAAGATCTTCCATAGGGAAACGGATTGTATAGCTCGTGTTTGTAGAAAGCAATACTTCTTCCTTATCCGTAACAAGACGCGCAAAAATCATCTCGTCTTCGCCTTTTAAATTCATTGTCTTAATCGGTTTCGAATAACGAGTGACGATATAGTCAGCAAGTGCCGACCGCTTAATTTGCCCTTCTTTTGTAGCGGTAAATACATACATATTCGGTTGCTCAAATGTTTCAATACCGATGACTTCGATAATTTCTTCGTTTGAGTCGATCGGCACAATACTTGAAATATGCTGTCCGAGATCTTTCCAGCGAATATCCGGCAATTCATGTACCGGCTGGTAAATGTAGTGCCCTTTATTCGTAAACAGGAGTAAATGATGCTGCGTGTTCAAGTTAGCTTCATACAGCAAGTAATCGGAATCCTTCATCGCAAAATCCTTGCCGTTTGACGCACTGTGTGAACGAAGACTTGTCCGCTTTACATAGCCGTCTTTTGTTACGGTTACGACAACTTCTTCACTTGGGACCAATACATCACGCGTTACTTTAATTTCTTCGATTTCTGCTTCGATTGTAGAAAGGCGAGGTAAAGTAAAGCGTTTTTTAATGTCATTTAACTCGGACTTAATAACACGGATCAACTTCTTCTCGTCCTCTAAAATGGCTTTCAGTTTCACAACAAGTTCATGTAATTCATCTTGCTCTTTTTGCAGTTGTGTAATATCGGTATTCGTTAAACGGTAAAGTTGTAGGCTGACAATTGCTTCTGCCTGTTCTTCCGAAAAGCCGAATTTCTCGATAATGTTATTTTTCGCATCGCGTTTATCTTTCGATGCACGGATTGTTTCAATCACTTCATCTAAAATGGATAAAGCTTTCATAAGACCTTCAACGATATGTAAGCGATCTTCTGCTTTTGTTAGATCATATTGGGATCTGCGGCGCACGATTTCCTTCTGGTGATCAATATACGCATCCAACATAAGCGGCAATGTCATCATCATCGGACGACGGTTATGAATCGCAATCATATTGAAGTTATATGAAACTTGCAAATCCGTTGATTTTAAAAGGAAGTTTAAAATTCCTTGTGCAGGCACATCTTTTTTCAGCTCTACAACAATTCGTAAACCATCACGGTCCGATTCATCTCGAATTTCGGAAATACCGTCTAAACGGCGGTCATTTACGCGCAGCTCGTCCATTTTACGGATCATATTGGCCTTATTTACTTCAAACGGGATTTCGGTAATGATAATTTGCTCTTTATTGCCTTTTAACTGCTCAATTTCTGTACGTGAACGGACAATAATTTTCCCTTTACCTGTCTCGTATGCTTTTTTAATGCCATCAACACCTTGAATAATCCCGCCCGTAGGAAAATCGGGACCTTTAATAACGGTCATCAGTTCATCGACTGTACAGTTTTTGTTGTCCAGACGCATTAAAACCGCATCAAGTGCTTCCTGCAGATTATGTGGCGGAATATCCGTCGCATAACCAGCCGAAATCCCTGTTGCGCCATTAACTAATAAATTCGGGAATCGAGATGGCAATACAGTTGGTTCCATATCCTGATCATCAAAGTTTGGTACGAATTCAACTGTATTTTTATTGATATCACGTAATAGTTCTGCGGCAATCGCTGAAAGACGTGCTTCCGTATAACGCATTGCGGCTGGCGGGTCACCATCGACAGAACCGTTGTTACCATGCATTTCAACCAGCATCTGACGGCTTTTCCAGTCCTGACTCATACGGACCATTGCATCATACACCGAAGAATCACCGTGCGGGTGGTAGTTACCAATTACATTACCGACTGTTTTTGCCGATTTACGGAACGGTTTGTCAAAAGTGTTACCTTCATGGAACATCGCATATAATATACGACGTTGTACAGGTTTTAGCCCGTCACGCGTATCCGGTAATGCACGATCTTGAATAATATATTTGGAATAGCGACCAAAACGGTCACCCATTACTTCTTCTAATGGCAGATCTTGAAATTTTTCTACAAAACTCATTATTCGTTAACCTCCTCATGCTGGATGAATTCATTTTCTAAAATGC
This window of the Solibacillus isronensis genome carries:
- a CDS encoding transglutaminase domain-containing protein is translated as MKTYFESYEHYKRQGNSIKTTTITAKQLLPALIAHMERMDRQFTLHIIGQLPIPIDSLIKEAFDQCHLEQPFYTQHCEKRSYKYRQLTKNRIKVEFTMRYRMARQEEKWIVDEIQTILKNRIHPDMSALQKVLIVHDYIARTYSYERHTEGSPFAVYTFMNEKHGVCMAYALLFEKIMEVLRIPCYYVIGKAAGEGTEGHAWNMVQMDDHWYHVDVTWDDIGSISGKEVRYRYFLVADEKMRLDHEWNENHYPICTSTKFEAFHRLYDGCLVNNSLYYAHPGNSYLYEIKFADYPFHAKQKLAVNIQFCFYIDGFLYFRNNSHNSYLYQFELVAEKLTQLSAVAVIRIYETETSLEVLYADKTTDSIQKLISADTESENSLIAETDENRLEVPLNTFGDSWVASVEQEADCQPMLFKSAVGIELIVEDRCKQLTVDIYINRGLHIQITSNRKNVEFKQPAQLKVPIAIIPGLEQQLSKQNMLEYFADEKFIYIQLYKSVTIQLKMKK
- a CDS encoding GNAT family N-acetyltransferase, whose translation is MLNLTTKRLTFERYTEKDLPFVVDLVSDPFMMKFIGNGQIKDKHYAIHLIERMLEQYQNFGDYGLHKLFHRQTGDFIGHAGLVAQVIDDTFEIELGYWIKRTYWGQGYGFEAAQALANYADEEMWLHRYISAIQVGNEGSKRIALKNGMHLEKTIEMDGKMVEIYVKLNSFEEDETEAL
- a CDS encoding DUF485 domain-containing protein translates to MSQLGDKISAKCDGINYEKIDRMEAFNQFVKKKNTFLFGITITFLTFYILLPVLAFTPVLQQKAVGSITWVWVYSLALFIMTIILCTLYVKMASKFDKAAAAVLQEYEKAGA
- a CDS encoding solute symporter family protein, encoding MNLVSAGFFLGIVGLTLIVTYIAARRTSSASDFYTAGGGLKGWQNGFAIAGDYLSAAAFLGVSGAIALTGFDGFFFSVGYVVANLVLLYIIAEPMRNLGRYTLADMLTSRFNEKRIRGVAATGTIIIVILYMIAQLVGAGALIKLLFGIEYWMAVLIVGVMMTTYVLFGGMTATSWVQIIKAGLLLFGTTLLAFLVFSKFDFNLVKMFDTVSTNYGDEYLVPGMKYTSTIDSVSMMLALVLGTSGLPHILMRFFTVKDAKTARASISWTTWITAIFFSLTIFLGFGAMHFVGFDKIIAENAAGNTAAPLLAEFLGGNILLSFICAVAFATILAVVSGLVLTGASAISHDIYGEILKDGKLTEKQQVLAARIGSISIAIVSILLALFAQSLNVSFLVSFAFCIGASANLPVILYTIYWKKFNANGAVAAMVTGLVSCLILGALGPNIWSPTGNAIFVGEPIVNLAVPAIITIPLSFFAGYLGSILTAHKVEQAEAERVYKEIRVKAHTGISVQDVSH
- a CDS encoding DUF485 domain-containing protein, producing the protein MGNNQKPIIDYERIASQQSFRQLARKKNSFLWSITAIFLVLYMLLPILTSFTDILHQKAIGDITWVWLYSAGLFVMTWGLAHFYVARANKYDAEAKAIIAEYEGGRSK
- a CDS encoding solute symporter family protein, producing the protein MSFTAIFFFVAIVGLTLVITWWASKRTSSASDFYTAGGGLTGWQNGMAIAGDYLSAASFLGIAGSIALFGFDGFFFSIGYLVAYLVVLYIVAEPLRNLGRFTLADMITARFDKAKVRGTAALSTITIVLFYMIAQLVGAGALIQLLLGIEYWMAVLLVGVMMTIYVLFGGMTATSWVQIIKACLLMLGTVIISFLVLAKFDFSIANMFTQMTTVTEHGEAYLNPGLRYTNGIDTISMLLALVLGTAGLPHILMRFFTVKDAQTARSSVIWATWIVGLFYVLTIFLGFGAAAFVGKDEIVAANPAGNMAAPLLAQALGGDILFSFVCAVAFATILAVVAGLVLSGASALSHDIYGQIIKKGKVTEQEAVKAARIGSIIISIVSILLALGAQTLNVAFLVSLAFCIAASANLPVIIYTIYWKRFNTSGAVTAMLTGLISALILVAVSPNVWNPVEGKAIFVGEPLIMLTNPALISVPLGFLGGFIGTLISKERNDLKYREVEVKAQTGISVQDISH
- a CDS encoding SWIM zinc finger family protein; its protein translation is MHIHQFEKNVSKVILSRGKDYYNKNLIREFKQIAHNAWRAKILGTDEYLVYIELKNDKIVESYCTCPFDGTCKHEVAAYYAIRESLIQSNVEAVDFMAFFNEKTKAELVDVLVEIMEQYPSIQERWIPKKVNGIKNATHLILQAEEKILKSVNQLFKRGFWQADDFEEPIESIFEVMEQAQQLTNEDPLTAFALFEVCFERISDIVDNCPSWLYEQTLEEMYRIFYDSLQTVQSNEQAIEWTKWLLVKFDQNVKVKKEYLFLMEAAITLSPVSNMKYHILEALQHHTKKTGDKKLAYDLEFQLLKTVGAESEIESFYKKVDIHSTLRVQMIHFAIDRKQYANALTLCAEGIEQDASSLHYRNQYLISAFSIHQMMGNLPAQRTVAFELALGGQLDDIDRLKNLYDGEEELLHDILNDLIEILEQQQPLPNHYPILLEKTYQWDRLLKYCQQDIERILRFGHSLQPHYPQEVEILHVQHILALANVASNREHYSHLASIITCLQQLGYQDRAIELKAYLIETYPRKKALHDILNAMSIL
- the parC gene encoding DNA topoisomerase IV subunit A, translating into MSFVEKFQDLPLEEVMGDRFGRYSKYIIQDRALPDTRDGLKPVQRRILYAMFHEGNTFDKPFRKSAKTVGNVIGNYHPHGDSSVYDAMVRMSQDWKSRQMLVEMHGNNGSVDGDPPAAMRYTEARLSAIAAELLRDINKNTVEFVPNFDDQDMEPTVLPSRFPNLLVNGATGISAGYATDIPPHNLQEALDAVLMRLDNKNCTVDELMTVIKGPDFPTGGIIQGVDGIKKAYETGKGKIIVRSRTEIEQLKGNKEQIIITEIPFEVNKANMIRKMDELRVNDRRLDGISEIRDESDRDGLRIVVELKKDVPAQGILNFLLKSTDLQVSYNFNMIAIHNRRPMMMTLPLMLDAYIDHQKEIVRRRSQYDLTKAEDRLHIVEGLMKALSILDEVIETIRASKDKRDAKNNIIEKFGFSEEQAEAIVSLQLYRLTNTDITQLQKEQDELHELVVKLKAILEDEKKLIRVIKSELNDIKKRFTLPRLSTIEAEIEEIKVTRDVLVPSEEVVVTVTKDGYVKRTSLRSHSASNGKDFAMKDSDYLLYEANLNTQHHLLLFTNKGHYIYQPVHELPDIRWKDLGQHISSIVPIDSNEEIIEVIGIETFEQPNMYVFTATKEGQIKRSALADYIVTRYSKPIKTMNLKGEDEMIFARLVTDKEEVLLSTNTSYTIRFPMEDLPVTGVKTAGVKGIIVKEGEYLAAVALLNPEQEQELVIVTQRGAVKRMLLSELELGTRAKRGVVILKELKSNPHRIYTILVVNFRNTFIIETEKGIQETISVTSLTRADRYSNGSLRIDTEGDGAICRAYVEKVE